The following proteins are encoded in a genomic region of Pseudomonas sp. Os17:
- the adk gene encoding adenylate kinase: MRVILLGAPGAGKGTQAKFITEKFGIPQISTGDMLRAAVKAGTELGLKAKSVMDSGGLVSDDLIINLVKERISQPDCAKGFLFDGFPRTIPQAEALVKAGVELDNVVEIAVDDEEIVQRIAGRRVHEASGRVYHTVYNPPKIAGKDDITGEDLVQRKDDTEETVRHRLSVYHSQTKPLVEFYQQLASTQGKPKYSHIPGVGSVEVITAKVLEALS; encoded by the coding sequence ATGCGCGTAATTCTGCTGGGAGCTCCCGGGGCCGGTAAAGGTACTCAGGCAAAGTTCATCACCGAAAAGTTCGGCATTCCACAGATCTCCACCGGCGACATGCTGCGTGCTGCGGTCAAGGCCGGCACCGAGCTGGGCCTGAAGGCCAAGAGCGTGATGGACAGCGGTGGCCTGGTGTCCGACGACCTGATCATCAACCTGGTCAAGGAACGCATCAGCCAGCCTGACTGCGCCAAGGGTTTCCTGTTCGACGGTTTCCCGCGCACCATTCCTCAGGCCGAAGCACTGGTCAAAGCCGGTGTGGAACTGGACAACGTGGTGGAAATCGCTGTCGACGACGAAGAGATCGTCCAGCGTATCGCCGGTCGCCGTGTACACGAGGCGTCGGGCCGTGTGTACCACACCGTCTACAACCCGCCGAAGATTGCCGGCAAGGACGACATCACCGGTGAAGACCTGGTGCAGCGCAAGGACGACACCGAAGAAACCGTGCGTCATCGCCTGTCGGTCTATCACTCCCAGACCAAGCCGCTGGTGGAGTTCTACCAGCAACTGGCCTCGACCCAGGGCAAGCCGAAGTACAGCCACATCCCGGGTGTGGGTTCGGTGGAAGTGATCACTGCCAAGGTACTTGAAGCCCTGAGCTGA
- the tsaB gene encoding tRNA (adenosine(37)-N6)-threonylcarbamoyltransferase complex dimerization subunit type 1 TsaB yields the protein MSTLLALDTATEACSVALLHDGKVTSHYEVIPRLHAQKLLPMIKELLANAGTTLQAVDAIAFGRGPGAFTGVRIAIGVVQGLAFALERPVLPVSNLAVLAQRALREHGATQVAAAIDARMDEVYWGCYRETAGEMRLVGAEAVLAPEVASLPAGASGDWFGAGTGWGYGERIAVTLSARDAGMLPHAEDLLTLAKFAWERGEAIVADEAQPVYLRDKVATPKAR from the coding sequence ATGAGCACCTTGCTGGCCCTGGACACCGCGACTGAAGCTTGCTCCGTTGCTTTGCTGCATGACGGCAAGGTCACGAGCCATTACGAGGTGATCCCGCGCCTGCATGCGCAGAAGCTGTTGCCGATGATCAAGGAACTGCTGGCCAATGCCGGTACCACCTTACAGGCGGTGGATGCGATTGCCTTCGGCCGTGGGCCGGGCGCCTTTACCGGTGTGCGCATCGCCATTGGCGTGGTGCAGGGGCTGGCCTTCGCCCTGGAGCGTCCGGTGCTGCCGGTGTCCAACCTGGCGGTGCTGGCCCAGCGCGCCCTGCGTGAGCACGGTGCGACTCAGGTGGCCGCGGCCATCGATGCGCGCATGGATGAAGTCTATTGGGGCTGTTATCGGGAAACGGCCGGCGAGATGCGCCTGGTCGGGGCCGAAGCCGTGCTGGCGCCGGAAGTCGCGAGCTTGCCGGCAGGCGCCAGTGGTGACTGGTTTGGCGCGGGCACGGGCTGGGGGTATGGCGAGCGCATTGCCGTCACGCTCAGCGCTCGGGACGCGGGCATGCTGCCCCATGCCGAAGACCTGCTGACCCTGGCGAAATTTGCCTGGGAGCGGGGCGAGGCGATTGTCGCCGACGAGGCTCAGCCGGTCTATC